In bacterium BMS3Abin08, one DNA window encodes the following:
- a CDS encoding putative permease YjgP/YjgQ family protein, whose translation MKTLQRMYLKEFLFLLVLITTVLAVLFSVVSVVEKLDELLPLGLSTGKIIMIGISEIPRLLGFLLPMGALICTIFVLSLASRRNEITIIKASGENLRRFFIPFLVASVVLIPVDFLIAEYISPVFVGNANRIINSSKNSGRVSYQDNNIWFRAKGGTIIRARLFIPETEELLGVSVISLRGGELVKRIEAERGTWQKGNLLLHNTTIYDTVKNTVKFSRKMLIKDIEKPELTVKAKERVYDEMGAFGLIRYRKRLNALGYRNDKLAVDIQSRFSYPLTNLFMLLIGIFLSLKSRHGTGILSAGTGILITLIYWFLFTMSLSLGYTGILPAALSAWTVPVVSSAAAFILLLRTPL comes from the coding sequence TTGAAAACCTTACAGAGGATGTATCTGAAGGAGTTCCTCTTTTTACTGGTCCTCATCACCACTGTGCTTGCTGTGCTCTTCTCCGTTGTTTCCGTCGTTGAAAAACTTGATGAACTGCTTCCCCTCGGGTTAAGCACAGGGAAAATCATCATGATCGGGATTTCAGAGATCCCCAGGCTTCTGGGTTTTCTCCTGCCAATGGGTGCCCTCATCTGTACCATCTTTGTTCTGAGCCTTGCCTCAAGGAGAAACGAGATTACAATAATAAAGGCGTCAGGAGAAAACCTGAGGAGATTTTTTATTCCCTTTCTGGTAGCCTCAGTGGTCCTTATACCGGTGGACTTTCTGATCGCTGAATACATCAGCCCTGTTTTTGTCGGAAATGCAAACCGGATAATCAACTCCTCCAAAAACTCGGGCAGGGTCTCCTACCAGGACAACAACATATGGTTCAGAGCAAAGGGCGGCACCATAATCCGTGCAAGGCTCTTTATCCCGGAAACGGAAGAGCTTCTCGGCGTCTCCGTAATATCGCTCAGGGGGGGGGAACTGGTAAAGAGAATCGAGGCCGAACGGGGCACCTGGCAAAAGGGAAACCTGCTGTTGCACAATACAACCATATACGACACGGTAAAAAACACGGTAAAATTCTCCCGGAAAATGCTTATAAAGGACATCGAGAAGCCTGAACTGACCGTAAAGGCAAAGGAGCGGGTCTATGATGAGATGGGGGCATTCGGACTTATCCGGTACAGGAAGCGCCTCAATGCACTGGGATACAGAAACGACAAACTCGCCGTTGATATACAGTCAAGGTTCTCCTATCCCCTCACAAACCTGTTCATGCTCCTGATCGGAATATTCCTGTCCCTGAAGAGCAGGCACGGCACGGGGATACTGAGTGCGGGGACAGGAATTCTCATAACTCTGATCTACTGGTTTCTCTTTACAATGTCTCTTTCATTGGGGTACACGGGGATTTTACCCGCCGCCTTATCAGCATGGACCGTGCCTGTCGTATCCTCCGCTGCTGCCTTTATACTCCTGCTCAGAACACCGTTATGA
- the deoC gene encoding deoxyribose-phosphate aldolase, with protein sequence MEYGFYSVCVAPAYIRKAAVFLSGSDVKVTTVVGFPLGFTLASVKVYESLEAMMCGADEIDVVMNISRAKEGDWGYVEKELNSIVLATGDLVRKLIIETGYLNDAEIATASEAAVAGGADFVKTSTGFGPRGASLGDIGLIKDTVGGRVSIKAAGGIRDLGTVREFIDAGADRIGTSSGAEIMREAAGGTGPHS encoded by the coding sequence GTGGAGTATGGTTTCTACTCTGTCTGTGTAGCCCCCGCGTATATAAGGAAAGCAGCGGTATTTCTATCCGGCAGTGATGTTAAGGTGACAACCGTTGTCGGGTTTCCCCTTGGTTTTACACTTGCCTCCGTAAAGGTTTATGAATCCCTGGAGGCAATGATGTGTGGCGCTGATGAGATTGATGTTGTTATGAATATCTCCAGGGCAAAGGAGGGGGACTGGGGTTATGTGGAGAAAGAACTGAATTCGATAGTGCTGGCAACCGGGGACCTTGTCCGTAAGCTGATTATAGAGACGGGATATCTGAATGACGCTGAGATCGCAACTGCATCCGAAGCGGCAGTTGCCGGGGGGGCGGATTTCGTGAAGACCTCTACCGGTTTCGGCCCGCGCGGGGCGAGCCTCGGGGATATCGGATTAATAAAGGACACGGTCGGGGGAAGGGTATCAATAAAGGCCGCGGGAGGAATCAGGGATCTCGGGACGGTACGGGAGTTTATAGATGCAGGAGCCGACAGGATCGGTACAAGTTCAGGTGCGGAAATAATGAGAGAGGCCGCAGGGGGGACAGGCCCTCATTCATAA